The following are from one region of the Cloacibacillus sp. An23 genome:
- a CDS encoding alcohol dehydrogenase, with amino-acid sequence MLILSCQKCGELQVLAGSPDADGKARAMWTCPRCGAGQLIELSVAKDARRGDLRKIVGGLALTSAKSPRAYGFIREGLADEIKS; translated from the coding sequence ATGTTGATACTATCCTGCCAGAAATGCGGAGAGCTGCAAGTGCTCGCGGGCTCGCCGGACGCGGACGGCAAGGCCCGCGCGATGTGGACCTGCCCGCGCTGCGGAGCCGGGCAGCTCATTGAGCTAAGCGTCGCGAAAGACGCGAGACGCGGCGACCTCAGAAAAATCGTCGGCGGCCTCGCTTTGACATCCGCGAAAAGCCCGAGAGCCTACGGCTTCATACGGGAAGGACTCGCCGATGAAATTAAATCCTGA
- a CDS encoding DUF3084 domain-containing protein yields the protein MFEIFREMNWILLGSLIVVSALVSWAGDVIGMRLGKKRITFLKLRPKYTSRIISVLTGVGIAVATLLVLSAASEQVRTALFSMQFVQRQLTDLTAELQKNRDTMGQMEIDLFESRGDLAEKQEELTRIEAQLKEGANSLADARRQLEEMRSTRAKMEKEQDALQRENDRLMKESTELAASVEQMKKESETLKSGIQRLREGRIAALSGEILAQGVLTGPTITPEQVDQYIYRLRGEARALLAYRFGKRPEAVSLPNLTVESQRLVKDRVARNPGRWLLRIVAEGNAVEGEAVASKLECYPSSLIYRENEVLYTHTFAPETPRQDIEEVVFQALKTLNQNAVNDGILRDPISGNVGSIDTAEFLDALDHITEVENNINLEIVAARDIYTEGPLRVRFILK from the coding sequence TTGTTTGAGATATTTAGGGAAATGAACTGGATACTGCTTGGCTCGCTTATAGTCGTGAGCGCGCTCGTCTCCTGGGCCGGAGACGTCATCGGAATGCGCCTCGGCAAAAAACGCATAACATTTCTGAAGCTGCGCCCGAAATACACGTCGCGGATAATATCGGTCCTGACAGGCGTAGGAATAGCGGTAGCGACGCTCCTCGTGCTGAGCGCCGCCTCGGAACAGGTGCGCACGGCCCTATTCAGCATGCAGTTCGTACAGCGCCAGCTCACCGACCTTACCGCCGAACTCCAGAAAAACCGCGACACGATGGGGCAGATGGAAATCGACCTGTTTGAAAGCAGAGGAGACCTGGCAGAAAAACAGGAAGAACTCACACGCATAGAAGCGCAGCTCAAAGAAGGAGCCAACTCCCTCGCCGACGCGCGCCGCCAGTTGGAGGAAATGCGCTCGACGCGCGCAAAAATGGAAAAAGAGCAGGACGCCCTGCAGCGCGAGAACGACCGGCTGATGAAAGAAAGCACGGAACTCGCCGCCTCAGTCGAACAGATGAAAAAAGAATCTGAAACGCTGAAATCAGGGATACAGCGCCTGCGCGAAGGGCGCATCGCCGCGCTGTCCGGCGAGATACTAGCTCAGGGAGTGCTGACCGGACCGACGATAACCCCAGAACAGGTCGACCAATACATATACAGGCTTAGGGGCGAAGCGCGGGCGCTGCTCGCCTACCGTTTCGGCAAAAGGCCGGAAGCCGTAAGCCTTCCGAACCTGACCGTTGAATCTCAGCGCCTCGTAAAAGACAGAGTCGCCAGAAACCCCGGGCGCTGGCTGCTGCGCATCGTCGCCGAAGGCAACGCGGTCGAGGGGGAGGCCGTAGCCTCGAAGCTTGAATGCTACCCCTCGAGCCTGATATACAGAGAAAACGAAGTCTTATACACGCACACATTCGCACCGGAAACGCCAAGACAAGACATCGAAGAGGTCGTATTCCAGGCGCTCAAGACCTTGAACCAGAATGCTGTGAACGACGGCATACTGCGCGACCCCATATCAGGCAACGTCGGCTCTATAGACACCGCTGAATTTCTGGACGCGCTTGACCACATAACGGAAGTGGAGAATAATATCAACCTTGAAATCGTCGCCGCTAGGGACATATACACGGAAGGCCCCCTGCGTGTCCGATTCATACTAAAATAA
- a CDS encoding diphosphate--fructose-6-phosphate 1-phosphotransferase: MESVLSPLQTARYEYKPKLPEIYTHGMCGIIAAEGEPWLPSSDCEAIRNIFPHTFGMNRVYFRKGDNCAPKKKINAGVILSGGQAPGGHNVITGLYDALKEADPANRLVGFKNGPSGLLEGSCIEFTDDLIDRYRNTGGFDIIGSGRTKLETEEQFKIAAEVCAKLGISAVVVIGGDDSNTNAAMLAEYFVRENAGIQVIGCPKTIDGDLKNEGVEISFGFDTATKTYADLIGNIERDACSARKYWHFIKVMGRSASHVALECALRTQPNVCIISEEVEAKKTSFTEITEQIVRSVCARSERGDNFGVVIVPESLIEFVPELKDLIAELNDVLASKSEELAARAGWKKYAYLETLLSPSSYKVFTLLPSNIQNQLLMDRDQHGNVQLSRIETEKLLIELVRKRLAELKHDEIYHGKFSPLSHFFGYEGRCAFPSNFDADYCYSLGYNAFMLISYSYTGYLSTISNLARPAAEWRAGGVPLTGMMNLERRSGRLKPVIKKSLVDLNGAPFRYFAERRGRWAVETCYTFPGAIQYYGPPSVCDAVTKTLELEQTERMKKRG; encoded by the coding sequence ATGGAATCTGTTTTATCGCCGCTTCAGACGGCGCGTTATGAATATAAGCCGAAGCTGCCGGAGATATACACGCACGGGATGTGCGGAATTATCGCCGCGGAGGGGGAACCGTGGCTTCCGTCATCCGACTGCGAGGCCATCAGGAATATTTTCCCTCACACTTTCGGCATGAACCGCGTATATTTCCGAAAAGGCGACAACTGCGCGCCGAAGAAGAAGATCAACGCCGGCGTCATACTTTCCGGCGGGCAGGCCCCAGGCGGGCACAACGTAATAACGGGGCTGTACGACGCGCTCAAGGAGGCCGACCCGGCGAACAGGCTCGTCGGCTTCAAGAACGGCCCTTCCGGCCTGCTTGAAGGAAGCTGTATTGAGTTTACGGACGATCTGATAGACCGCTACCGAAACACCGGAGGCTTTGACATCATAGGCTCTGGGAGGACCAAGCTCGAGACCGAGGAACAGTTCAAAATCGCCGCGGAGGTGTGCGCGAAGCTGGGTATATCGGCGGTCGTCGTTATCGGCGGCGATGATTCGAACACGAACGCCGCGATGCTCGCGGAATATTTCGTACGGGAGAACGCCGGCATACAGGTGATAGGCTGTCCGAAGACTATCGACGGAGATTTGAAGAACGAGGGCGTCGAGATATCTTTCGGCTTCGACACGGCGACGAAGACTTACGCCGACCTTATAGGCAATATCGAACGCGACGCCTGCTCGGCGCGCAAGTACTGGCATTTCATAAAGGTCATGGGACGTTCTGCGTCGCACGTGGCGCTGGAATGCGCGCTGCGCACGCAGCCGAACGTTTGCATTATAAGCGAGGAGGTAGAGGCGAAGAAGACTAGCTTCACTGAGATAACGGAGCAGATAGTGCGCTCCGTATGCGCGCGCTCCGAACGCGGGGACAATTTCGGAGTCGTCATCGTCCCCGAGAGCCTTATCGAATTCGTTCCGGAGCTGAAGGACCTCATCGCCGAGCTGAACGACGTCCTCGCGTCTAAATCCGAAGAGCTCGCCGCGCGCGCGGGATGGAAGAAGTACGCCTACCTCGAAACGCTGCTTTCGCCGTCGTCGTACAAAGTGTTCACGCTGCTGCCGTCGAACATTCAGAACCAGCTTCTTATGGACCGCGACCAGCACGGCAACGTTCAGCTTTCCAGGATAGAGACTGAGAAACTTTTGATAGAGCTTGTGCGAAAGCGGCTCGCCGAGCTGAAGCACGACGAGATCTATCACGGCAAGTTCAGCCCGCTCAGCCATTTCTTCGGATACGAGGGGCGCTGCGCTTTCCCGTCTAATTTCGACGCGGACTACTGCTATTCGCTCGGCTACAACGCTTTTATGCTCATAAGCTACAGCTACACAGGATATCTTTCGACGATTTCCAATCTTGCGCGTCCAGCCGCGGAGTGGAGGGCGGGAGGCGTCCCTCTGACCGGTATGATGAATCTCGAACGCCGGAGCGGCAGGCTTAAGCCGGTCATCAAAAAATCCCTCGTCGATCTGAACGGCGCGCCGTTCCGTTATTTCGCGGAGAGGCGCGGACGCTGGGCCGTCGAGACATGCTACACCTTCCCCGGCGCCATTCAATATTACGGCCCGCCGAGCGTCTGCGACGCGGTCACGAAGACGCTCGAGCTAGAGCAGACGGAAAGGATGAAAAAGAGGGGCTGA
- a CDS encoding ABC transporter permease, with the protein MIALPEVFSASVTALRRNKTRSMLTALGIIIGVAAVIAAFAVGAGANKSIDEQISSFGSNFIMVFPDRSARSTTGVTRYLTYDDAQAIAKEVSGIDAVAPMINLSAVLIYENTNWETSVVGSTSEYSYVQDWSLAYGRDINSSDVRQGAKVAVIGATVEEKLFPGVSAIGKSIRVNKIPFTVVGVYEAKGLSAMGSDQDDFVLVPLTAAQRRLVRWRTAGRIGNIYIKGVSMTALSYIQNETEALLRERHKIKPGEPDDFAVRNVSQMLEARRKTTTIMSMLLGSIAFISLVVGGIGIMNIMLVSVTERTREIGIRMAVGATERDIRMQFLIEAVVLSMIGGTIGIMVGVAAGYALASFTSAPPIFTLVSILLAFVFSAMVGVGFGYYPAYKASLLNPIDALKYE; encoded by the coding sequence ATGATAGCTCTGCCGGAAGTATTTTCAGCATCCGTCACGGCGCTGCGCCGCAACAAGACGCGCTCGATGCTCACGGCCCTCGGCATCATCATAGGAGTCGCGGCGGTAATAGCCGCCTTCGCCGTCGGGGCCGGCGCGAACAAGAGCATCGACGAGCAGATATCCTCCTTCGGAAGCAACTTCATAATGGTATTCCCCGACCGCTCAGCGCGTTCCACCACTGGCGTCACCCGCTATCTGACATACGACGACGCGCAGGCGATAGCGAAGGAAGTCTCCGGCATCGACGCAGTCGCGCCGATGATAAACCTCAGCGCCGTCCTAATATACGAAAACACCAACTGGGAGACGAGCGTCGTCGGAAGCACGTCGGAATACTCCTACGTGCAGGACTGGAGCCTCGCCTACGGGCGCGACATCAACTCAAGCGACGTGCGCCAGGGGGCTAAGGTCGCGGTAATAGGCGCTACGGTCGAGGAGAAGCTTTTCCCCGGCGTCAGCGCTATCGGCAAGTCTATACGCGTCAACAAAATCCCGTTCACTGTCGTAGGCGTCTACGAGGCGAAGGGACTTTCCGCGATGGGAAGCGATCAGGACGACTTTGTCCTAGTTCCGCTCACCGCTGCGCAGCGCCGCCTCGTCCGCTGGCGCACCGCGGGACGCATCGGAAACATCTACATCAAAGGCGTCTCCATGACTGCGCTCAGCTATATCCAGAACGAAACCGAAGCGCTGCTGCGCGAGCGTCACAAGATAAAGCCGGGCGAACCGGACGACTTCGCCGTGCGCAACGTCTCGCAGATGCTTGAAGCGCGCCGTAAGACGACGACAATAATGTCGATGCTGCTCGGTTCCATAGCCTTCATATCGCTAGTCGTCGGCGGCATAGGCATAATGAACATCATGCTCGTCTCCGTCACGGAACGCACCCGCGAGATAGGCATCAGGATGGCCGTCGGCGCGACGGAGCGCGACATACGTATGCAGTTCCTCATCGAGGCCGTAGTGCTCTCCATGATAGGCGGCACGATAGGGATAATGGTCGGAGTGGCCGCCGGCTACGCGCTCGCCTCGTTCACCTCTGCTCCGCCTATATTCACCCTCGTCTCCATCCTGCTCGCCTTCGTATTCTCGGCGATGGTCGGAGTAGGCTTCGGCTACTATCCGGCTTACAAAGCCTCGCTGCTTAACCCGATAGACGCGCTGAAATACGAATAA
- a CDS encoding ABC transporter ATP-binding protein: MALVELKDIRKSFNLGGEPVEILHGVNLKVERGEFVAMMGPSGSGKSTTMNILGCLDRPTSGEYTLDGVNVEDMDSDELAHIRNSMIGFVFQGFNLLSKTSALENVELPLLYAGVPRAERHEKAKAALIEMGLAERLYHEPSQLSGGQQQRVAIARGIVNRAPILMADEPTGNLDSKTSDEIMALFTRLNDEGITIILVTHEYDVALYAKRILHFKDGVIMKDEINERRTLS, encoded by the coding sequence ATGGCTCTCGTCGAGCTGAAGGACATACGCAAAAGCTTCAATCTCGGCGGCGAACCTGTCGAGATACTCCACGGAGTAAACCTCAAAGTCGAGAGAGGGGAGTTCGTCGCGATGATGGGGCCGTCAGGCTCAGGCAAATCGACGACGATGAACATACTGGGCTGTCTCGACAGGCCTACGTCCGGCGAATATACGCTCGACGGCGTGAACGTGGAGGATATGGACTCCGACGAGCTCGCGCACATCAGGAACAGCATGATAGGCTTCGTCTTTCAGGGCTTCAATCTGCTGTCGAAGACCTCAGCGCTCGAAAACGTCGAGCTCCCGCTGCTCTACGCCGGCGTACCGCGCGCCGAACGTCATGAAAAGGCGAAAGCGGCCCTGATAGAGATGGGGCTGGCGGAGAGGCTGTACCACGAGCCGTCGCAGCTCTCCGGCGGGCAGCAGCAGCGCGTAGCGATAGCGCGCGGCATCGTGAACCGCGCCCCTATACTCATGGCGGACGAGCCGACTGGAAACCTCGACTCCAAGACCAGCGACGAAATAATGGCGCTCTTCACGAGGCTCAACGACGAGGGGATCACGATCATCCTCGTCACGCACGAATACGACGTGGCGCTCTACGCCAAGCGCATCCTTCACTTCAAGGACGGAGTGATAATGAAGGATGAGATAAACGAAAGGAGGACGCTCTCATGA